A section of the Agrococcus sp. SGAir0287 genome encodes:
- a CDS encoding 3-hydroxyacyl-CoA dehydrogenase NAD-binding domain-containing protein → MADEFPRLAAAQFDEVVTHSYVRDVALPSGRTLALVTLDNGRDHTRPSTLGPATLFELGDVLEAQRGRAAAGRIDAIAVTGKPYFLAAGADLSNVGLLPDRETGAELGRLGHRVLGLLHDAGVPTFVFINGLALGGGLEIGLNADYRTINATAPAVALPEVFLGLIPGWGGAYLLPNLIGIEHALTVVIENPLKQNRVLKPEQVLELGIADAMFGPASFLEQSLAWADDVLGGATVERPNVPGRLERAVKWDVAIGIARRSLESKIGTVALAPYKALELLQGAKKASRAEAFAAEDAALTELIASDQFHASIYAFDLVQKRAKRPAGAPDKELARPVTKVGIIGAGLMASQFALLFLRRLQVPVVITDLDQGRVDAALAGIRKEIAGLQEKGRLDADTANRLSALLSGTVDKADFADCDWVIEAVFEELGVKQQVFAEVEPHLSPEAIIATNTSSLSVEQIGARLAHPERLVGFHFFNPVAVMPLIEVVRTPHTEDAALATAMRVAKDLKKTAVITRDTPGFVVNRVLAKLLGEAMHAVEQGTPFETVVAAQQPFGLPMDPFVLLDLVGLKVGAHVLDTHHGAFPDRFFESDALHELAEAGVLLERDRKGEVKGIDKRAVAIVKRHTPKGATPYTAEQLRERLEVGLADEIHRMLEDEVVVGPEDIDLCMILGAGWPFQMGGVTPYLDRVGASERAFGGAFHEPRIAGPSA, encoded by the coding sequence ATCGCCGACGAGTTCCCGCGCCTCGCGGCCGCGCAGTTCGACGAGGTCGTCACCCACTCGTACGTCCGCGACGTCGCGCTGCCCTCGGGCCGCACGCTCGCGCTCGTGACGCTCGACAACGGCCGCGACCACACGCGGCCCTCGACGCTCGGCCCCGCGACGCTCTTCGAGCTCGGCGACGTGCTCGAGGCGCAGCGCGGCCGCGCGGCCGCCGGGCGGATCGACGCGATCGCGGTCACGGGGAAGCCGTACTTCCTCGCCGCAGGCGCCGACCTGTCGAACGTCGGGCTGCTGCCCGATCGCGAGACCGGCGCGGAGCTCGGGCGACTCGGCCACCGCGTCCTCGGGCTGCTGCACGACGCCGGCGTGCCGACCTTCGTGTTCATCAACGGCCTCGCCCTCGGCGGCGGCCTCGAGATCGGCCTGAACGCCGACTACCGCACGATCAACGCCACCGCTCCCGCCGTCGCCCTCCCCGAGGTCTTCCTCGGCCTCATCCCGGGCTGGGGCGGCGCGTACCTGCTGCCGAACCTCATCGGCATCGAGCACGCGCTCACGGTCGTCATCGAGAACCCGCTCAAGCAGAACCGCGTGCTGAAGCCCGAGCAGGTGCTCGAGCTCGGCATCGCCGACGCGATGTTCGGCCCGGCGTCCTTCCTCGAGCAGTCGCTCGCGTGGGCGGACGACGTGCTCGGGGGCGCGACGGTCGAGCGGCCGAACGTGCCCGGCCGCCTCGAGCGCGCCGTGAAGTGGGACGTCGCGATCGGCATCGCACGGCGGTCGCTCGAGTCGAAGATCGGCACGGTCGCCCTCGCCCCCTACAAGGCGCTCGAGCTGCTCCAGGGCGCGAAGAAGGCGTCGCGCGCCGAGGCCTTCGCCGCCGAGGACGCCGCGCTCACCGAGCTCATCGCCTCCGACCAGTTCCACGCGTCGATCTACGCCTTCGACCTCGTGCAGAAGCGTGCGAAGCGCCCCGCAGGTGCGCCCGACAAGGAGCTCGCGCGCCCGGTGACGAAGGTCGGCATCATCGGCGCCGGCCTCATGGCCAGCCAGTTCGCGCTGCTGTTCCTGCGTCGCCTCCAGGTGCCCGTCGTCATCACCGACCTCGACCAGGGGCGCGTGGACGCCGCGCTGGCCGGCATCCGGAAGGAGATCGCCGGGCTGCAGGAGAAGGGCCGGCTCGACGCCGACACGGCCAACCGGCTCTCCGCGCTCCTGTCGGGCACCGTCGACAAGGCCGACTTCGCCGACTGCGACTGGGTGATCGAGGCCGTCTTCGAGGAGCTGGGCGTCAAGCAGCAGGTCTTCGCGGAGGTCGAGCCGCACCTGAGCCCCGAGGCGATCATCGCGACGAACACCTCGAGCCTCTCGGTCGAGCAGATCGGCGCGCGCCTCGCGCACCCCGAGCGCCTCGTCGGCTTCCACTTCTTCAACCCCGTCGCGGTCATGCCGCTCATCGAGGTCGTGCGCACGCCGCACACCGAGGACGCGGCGCTCGCGACCGCGATGCGCGTCGCGAAGGACCTCAAGAAGACCGCCGTCATCACGCGCGACACCCCGGGCTTCGTCGTCAACCGCGTCCTCGCGAAGCTGCTCGGCGAGGCGATGCACGCGGTCGAGCAGGGCACGCCCTTCGAGACCGTCGTCGCGGCACAGCAGCCCTTCGGGCTGCCGATGGATCCGTTCGTCCTCCTCGACCTCGTCGGCCTGAAGGTCGGCGCGCACGTGCTCGACACGCACCACGGCGCCTTCCCCGACCGGTTCTTCGAGTCGGACGCGCTGCACGAGCTCGCCGAGGCCGGCGTGCTGCTCGAGCGCGACCGCAAGGGCGAGGTGAAGGGCATCGACAAGCGTGCCGTGGCGATCGTGAAGCGCCACACGCCCAAGGGCGCCACGCCGTACACCGCGGAGCAGCTGCGCGAGCGGCTCGAGGTCGGCCTCGCCGACGAGATCCATCGCATGCTCGAGGACGAGGTCGTCGTCGGCCCCGAGGACATCGACCTGTGCATGATCCTCGGCGCGGGCTGGCCGTTCCAGATGGGCGGCGTGACGCCGTACCTCGATCGCGTCGGCGCATCCGAGCGCGCCTTCGGCGGCGCGTTCCACGAGCCGCGCATCGCGGGGCCGTCCGCCTAG
- a CDS encoding DUF7059 domain-containing protein, translating to MDRALVDALAHDLAAAGYAGGGVAARIGVHAADALARMVATPARRALGDATDALATIVRLLWLGDRAPAADLDAALPTVGLEGLAALGIVEIADDDAAPLLTIRPHAFRDVLGDGSWWIASDLDELSGVHPLREDHVLGVGGAARTLAAILPPVRATSALDLGSGCGIVSLHLARLADHVVATDLSERALALTRLTCALNGVDHVETRQGDLWAPVAGERFDLVASNPPFVITPRAEGVPAYEYRDGGRTGDALMQEVVEGLGAHLAPGGAARLLGNWESLAGAAGLDRVRAWLATGGVDGWVLERETLDVVRYAELWLRDGGTRPGDQDHAPLLTAWLDDFAARDVRSIGLGWVVAHARDEDAAAPRIRVERVGNALGLEHVGVHLADSLDVQERVAALDDADLRDVHLLVQADVTELRHLRPGASGPTVIELTQGGALGRTTPVDTAVAGLVGASDGELSVGAILDAIASLLDVDAEALSAEALPAVRELWIRGYLVERAAEPDAG from the coding sequence GTGGACCGCGCGCTCGTCGACGCCCTCGCCCACGACCTGGCAGCAGCCGGGTACGCGGGCGGGGGCGTCGCCGCGCGCATCGGCGTCCACGCGGCGGACGCGCTGGCGAGGATGGTGGCGACGCCCGCGCGCCGCGCGCTCGGCGACGCGACCGACGCGCTCGCGACGATCGTGCGGCTCCTGTGGCTCGGCGACCGGGCCCCCGCAGCCGACCTCGATGCCGCGCTGCCGACCGTCGGCCTCGAGGGCCTCGCGGCGCTGGGCATCGTCGAGATCGCGGACGACGACGCCGCTCCCCTGCTGACCATCCGCCCGCACGCCTTCCGGGACGTCCTCGGCGACGGCTCGTGGTGGATCGCGAGCGATCTCGACGAGCTCTCCGGCGTCCACCCGCTGCGCGAGGACCACGTGCTGGGCGTCGGCGGCGCCGCACGCACCCTCGCGGCGATCCTGCCTCCCGTGCGCGCGACCTCGGCGCTCGACCTCGGCTCGGGCTGCGGCATCGTCTCGCTGCACCTCGCCCGGCTCGCCGACCACGTCGTCGCGACCGATCTCTCCGAGCGCGCGCTCGCGCTCACGCGCCTCACCTGCGCCCTCAACGGCGTCGACCACGTGGAGACCCGGCAGGGCGACCTCTGGGCACCCGTCGCAGGCGAGCGCTTCGACCTCGTGGCGTCGAACCCGCCGTTCGTCATCACCCCGCGCGCCGAGGGCGTCCCTGCCTACGAGTACCGCGACGGCGGGCGCACGGGCGACGCGCTCATGCAGGAGGTCGTCGAGGGCCTCGGCGCCCACCTCGCGCCCGGCGGCGCCGCCCGCCTGCTCGGCAACTGGGAGTCGCTCGCAGGCGCCGCGGGCCTCGATCGCGTACGCGCCTGGCTCGCGACGGGCGGCGTCGACGGCTGGGTGCTCGAGCGCGAGACGCTCGACGTCGTGCGCTACGCGGAGCTGTGGCTGCGCGACGGCGGAACGCGGCCCGGCGACCAGGACCACGCTCCCCTGCTGACGGCGTGGCTCGACGACTTCGCAGCGCGCGACGTGCGGTCGATCGGCCTCGGCTGGGTCGTGGCGCACGCGCGCGACGAGGATGCGGCGGCCCCGCGCATCCGCGTCGAGCGCGTCGGCAACGCGCTGGGGCTCGAGCACGTCGGCGTCCACCTCGCCGACTCGCTCGACGTGCAGGAGCGCGTCGCAGCGCTCGACGACGCCGACCTGCGCGACGTGCACCTCCTGGTGCAGGCCGACGTCACGGAGCTGCGCCACCTGCGACCGGGTGCCTCCGGCCCGACGGTCATCGAGCTCACGCAGGGCGGCGCGCTCGGACGGACGACGCCCGTCGACACGGCCGTCGCCGGGCTCGTGGGCGCGAGCGACGGCGAGCTGTCGGTCGGCGCGATCCTCGACGCGATCGCGTCGCTGCTCGACGTCGACGCCGAGGCGCTCTCGGCCGAGGCGCTGCCCGCCGTGCGCGAGCTGTGGATCCGCGGCTACCTCGTGGAGCGTGCCGCGGAGCCCGACGCCGGCTGA
- a CDS encoding ADP-dependent NAD(P)H-hydrate dehydratase: protein MGSTTRWAAEDARDRLRVPAADDDKYARGVVGLVTGSDAYPGAAVLGVEAAHRAGAGMVRYVGPRRAADHVLHRRPETVAGTGRVQAWVLGSGTDAAHRSPSLRATLHEAMGQGVPVVLDAGALDLVRLGDAPRLLTPHAGELRTLLVALGIDVERSTIEGDPERWAREAAERTGATVLLKGARTIVADGARTALVEAPTHWLATAGTGDVLAGIAGALLAAHADAIVTDPGILVDLGATAAWLHCEAGMLASRGGPLVALEVAERVAEVVRDVLASDQPASGSAARSTR from the coding sequence GTGGGATCCACGACGCGCTGGGCTGCGGAGGATGCGCGCGACCGGCTGCGCGTGCCGGCCGCCGACGACGACAAGTACGCGCGCGGCGTCGTCGGCCTCGTCACGGGCTCGGACGCGTATCCGGGCGCCGCGGTGCTCGGCGTCGAGGCCGCCCATCGCGCCGGGGCGGGCATGGTGCGCTACGTCGGTCCGCGTCGCGCGGCCGACCACGTGCTGCACCGCCGTCCCGAGACCGTGGCCGGCACCGGGCGCGTGCAGGCATGGGTCCTCGGCTCCGGCACGGATGCCGCGCATCGCTCGCCGTCGCTGCGCGCGACGCTGCACGAGGCGATGGGGCAGGGCGTGCCCGTCGTGCTCGACGCCGGCGCGCTCGACCTCGTGCGCCTCGGCGACGCACCGCGCCTCCTGACGCCGCACGCCGGTGAGCTGCGCACGCTGCTCGTCGCCCTCGGCATCGACGTCGAGCGGTCGACGATCGAGGGCGATCCCGAGCGCTGGGCACGCGAGGCCGCGGAGCGCACGGGCGCGACGGTGCTGCTCAAGGGTGCGCGCACGATCGTCGCCGACGGCGCGCGCACGGCACTGGTCGAGGCGCCGACCCACTGGCTCGCCACCGCGGGCACGGGCGACGTGCTCGCCGGGATCGCGGGTGCGCTGCTCGCCGCGCATGCCGACGCGATCGTCACCGATCCGGGCATCCTCGTCGACCTCGGCGCGACCGCCGCGTGGCTGCACTGCGAGGCGGGCATGCTGGCCTCCCGCGGCGGGCCGCTCGTCGCGCTCGAGGTCGCCGAGCGGGTCGCCGAGGTCGTGCGCGACGTGCTCGCGAGCGATCAGCCGGCGTCGGGCTCCGCGGCACGCTCCACGAGGTAG
- a CDS encoding TFIIB-type zinc ribbon-containing protein produces the protein MTLPPPQAPPPGPTGGGSPQQHPPHPRAVPVAPRQPLPPPDPDARIDAPAAAAPPVELAVPPQAPSTQNQRLDDGINRCPRCGSTDIRLAIDRGGMLRCGYCRNEWSEERVEERLGLGEGIEELRGTVVASGAQDIRPDAATILTIACAGCGAEVVIDTNDAMSARCHWCRQRLDVNRQIPNGAVPDAVLPFALPHADAVERIRAFAAARRFFAHPRFKAEFAPENVVGVYLPYMVVDAHASTRLEGVGEVETRRYTRGTKENRRTYYDADVVRVRRAVDVTVDDLTFESSAERSNLDVDRSTNNIVNSILPFDTKNAVAWNAAYLAGFTSERRDQDVAAMQPRFEDQLMSIGRAQVRPTLQAYDRGVRWETEALDVHGTRWVAMYLPVWLYSYHHVEGGRGMVHYVAVNGRTGETMGSIPLAKGRLLAVAFGVGVLVEALVLPIVGAALFSWWWR, from the coding sequence ATGACGTTGCCCCCGCCGCAGGCGCCGCCGCCGGGACCCACCGGCGGCGGCTCGCCGCAGCAGCATCCGCCGCATCCGCGCGCCGTGCCGGTCGCGCCACGGCAGCCGCTGCCGCCGCCGGACCCCGATGCACGCATCGACGCGCCCGCGGCCGCTGCGCCGCCCGTGGAGCTCGCCGTGCCGCCGCAGGCGCCCAGCACGCAGAACCAGCGCCTCGACGACGGCATCAACCGCTGCCCGCGGTGCGGCTCGACGGACATCCGTCTCGCGATCGACCGCGGCGGCATGCTGCGATGCGGCTACTGCCGCAACGAGTGGTCCGAGGAGCGCGTCGAGGAGCGGCTCGGGCTCGGCGAGGGCATCGAGGAGCTGCGCGGCACCGTCGTCGCCTCCGGCGCGCAGGACATCCGGCCCGACGCGGCGACGATCCTGACGATCGCGTGCGCAGGCTGCGGCGCCGAGGTCGTCATCGACACGAACGACGCGATGAGCGCGCGGTGCCACTGGTGCAGGCAGCGGCTCGACGTGAACCGGCAGATCCCGAACGGCGCCGTGCCGGACGCCGTGCTGCCGTTCGCCCTGCCGCACGCCGACGCCGTCGAGCGCATCCGGGCGTTCGCGGCCGCTCGGCGCTTCTTCGCGCATCCGCGATTCAAGGCGGAGTTCGCGCCCGAGAACGTCGTCGGCGTCTACCTGCCGTACATGGTCGTCGACGCGCATGCCTCCACGCGACTGGAGGGAGTCGGCGAGGTGGAGACGCGGCGGTACACGCGCGGCACGAAGGAGAACCGACGCACCTACTACGACGCCGACGTCGTGCGCGTGCGCCGCGCGGTCGACGTCACGGTCGACGACCTGACGTTCGAGTCGTCGGCCGAGCGCTCGAACCTCGACGTCGACCGGTCGACGAACAACATCGTGAACTCGATCCTGCCCTTCGACACGAAGAACGCCGTCGCGTGGAACGCCGCCTATCTCGCGGGCTTCACGTCGGAGCGCCGCGACCAGGACGTGGCGGCGATGCAGCCGCGGTTCGAGGACCAGCTCATGTCGATCGGACGGGCGCAGGTGCGCCCGACGCTGCAGGCCTACGATCGCGGCGTGCGCTGGGAGACCGAGGCGCTCGACGTGCATGGCACGCGCTGGGTCGCCATGTACCTGCCCGTCTGGCTGTACTCGTACCATCACGTCGAGGGCGGTCGGGGCATGGTGCACTACGTGGCCGTCAACGGTCGGACGGGAGAGACGATGGGCAGCATCCCGCTCGCGAAGGGCAGGCTGCTCGCCGTCGCGTTCGGGGTCGGCGTGCTCGTCGAGGCGCTCGTGCTGCCGATCGTGGGCGCGGCCCTCTTCTCGTGGTGGTGGCGATGA
- a CDS encoding SHOCT domain-containing protein, with translation MGLIRAAIDAAGGVLADQWKDFLTVPEGLSPTAALFAAVPRGQNAGRGSNTSASDGIITNGSRIVVPEGYGLILMQEGAITGFASVPGGYEWRTDAQESQSIFAGDDLVGSLVRTSWERFKFGGRPGAQQQAFFVSLKELPNNRFGTQSEIYWDDAYMGAQVGAVTRGTYTLQIVDPILFVKAFVPASYLRPGVVFDFSDLDNDAAAQLFNEVVSSLAPALSMYTNDPAKGNRITRIQQDSLGFAQSLAAAVEQGYRWRTDRGITIVKTAIVAIEYDAQTRELLRNVQRADALSGQRGNANLQASVAAGFESAGEQQGTSGILGMGLAAGATGLGGLQQPVPAQSAPQQAPAQQAPADQQPPAPAPAGGEDPMVVLQRAKAMLDQGLITPEDYEAAKAKALGL, from the coding sequence ATGGGCCTCATCCGGGCAGCGATCGACGCGGCGGGCGGCGTGCTCGCCGACCAGTGGAAGGACTTCCTCACGGTGCCGGAGGGGCTCAGCCCCACGGCGGCGCTCTTCGCGGCGGTGCCGCGCGGCCAGAACGCCGGCCGGGGCTCCAACACCTCCGCCTCCGACGGCATCATCACCAACGGCTCGCGCATCGTGGTGCCCGAGGGCTACGGCCTCATCCTCATGCAGGAGGGCGCCATCACCGGCTTCGCGTCGGTGCCCGGCGGCTACGAGTGGCGCACCGACGCGCAGGAGTCGCAGTCGATCTTCGCCGGCGACGACCTCGTCGGCTCGCTCGTGCGCACGTCCTGGGAGCGGTTCAAGTTCGGCGGACGTCCGGGCGCGCAGCAGCAGGCGTTCTTCGTCAGCCTCAAGGAGCTGCCGAACAACCGCTTCGGCACGCAGTCGGAGATCTACTGGGACGACGCGTACATGGGCGCGCAGGTCGGAGCCGTCACGCGCGGCACCTACACGCTGCAGATCGTCGACCCCATCCTGTTCGTCAAGGCGTTCGTGCCCGCGTCGTACCTGCGTCCCGGCGTCGTCTTCGACTTCTCGGACCTCGACAACGACGCGGCGGCGCAGCTGTTCAACGAGGTCGTCTCGTCGCTCGCCCCTGCGCTGTCGATGTACACGAACGATCCGGCGAAGGGCAACCGCATCACGCGCATCCAGCAGGACTCGCTGGGCTTCGCGCAGAGCCTCGCCGCCGCCGTCGAGCAGGGCTACCGGTGGCGGACGGATCGTGGCATCACGATCGTGAAGACCGCGATCGTCGCGATCGAGTACGACGCGCAGACGCGCGAGCTGCTGCGCAACGTGCAGCGCGCGGATGCGCTCTCCGGCCAGCGCGGCAACGCCAACCTGCAGGCGTCCGTGGCCGCGGGCTTCGAGTCGGCGGGGGAGCAGCAGGGCACGTCCGGCATCCTCGGCATGGGCCTGGCAGCGGGGGCCACGGGCCTCGGCGGCCTGCAGCAGCCCGTGCCCGCGCAGTCGGCGCCGCAGCAGGCTCCCGCGCAGCAGGCTCCCGCGGATCAGCAGCCTCCCGCGCCCGCGCCCGCAGGCGGCGAGGATCCGATGGTCGTGCTGCAGCGCGCGAAGGCGATGCTCGATCAGGGCCTCATCACGCCGGAGGACTACGAGGCGGCGAAGGCCAAGGCGCTCGGGCTCTGA
- a CDS encoding aconitate hydratase: MSAVDSFGARSTLEVGGQDYEIFRIDTVEGHESLPFSLKVLLENLLRTEDGANVTKAQIEALGAWKADAEPDTEIQFTPARVVMQDFTGVPCIVDLATMREAVTALGGDPDRINPLSPAEMVIDHSVIADLFGTENALERNVEIEYERNGERYQFLRWGQTAFQDFKVVPPGTGIVHQVNIEHLAKVVYDRTVDGVLRAYPDTCVGTDSHTTMVNGLGVLGWGVGGIEAEAAMLGQPVSMLIPRVVGFKLTGDIPAGVTATDVVLTITDMLRKHGVVGKFVEFYGEGVASVPLANRATIGNMSPEFGSTAAMFPIDDVTLDYLRLTGRDEQTVALVEAYAKAQHLWHDPSRELRFSETMELDLSTVVPSIAGPKRPQDRILLSEAKSQFEQDVLSYVSGGARDEATDDVVDAASMDSFPASDPGIVPGDEHAQHEHATTKVAPLRSGGFAGASTPAHVTTPDGLEYELDNGAVTLAAITSCTNTSNPSVMIAAGLLARKAREKGLTRKPWVKTTLGPGSKVVTDYYEKSGLDHDLEHIGFYTVGYGCTICIGNSGPMIEEVSEAINANDLAVAAVLSGNRNFEGRISPDVKMNYLASPPLVVAYALAGSMHFDFDADPLGTDQDGNEVFLRDLWPSPDEVQAIIDSSISREQFIAQYATVFDGDERWKSLPTPEGPIFEWDEESTYVRKAPYFDGMTMELTPVADIQGARVMATLGDSVTTDHISPAGNIKAGTPAAQYLTEHGVAQRDFNSYGSRRGNHEVMIRGTFANIRLKNQLTSAVNDGTPIEGGYTRDFTKPDGPQSFIYDACQSYAEQDTPLVVFGGKEYGSGSSRDWAAKGTRLLGVKAVITESFERIHRSNLIGMGVVPLQFPAGESWESLGLDGTEIVSITGLEQLNEGVTPKTVKVTAEPSEHSAEGKQTIEFDAVVRIDTPGEADYYRNGGILQYVLRSLV, translated from the coding sequence GTGTCGGCAGTGGACAGCTTCGGAGCCCGCAGCACCCTCGAGGTGGGCGGGCAGGACTACGAGATCTTCAGGATCGACACGGTCGAGGGGCACGAGTCCCTGCCGTTCTCGCTGAAGGTCCTCCTCGAGAACCTCCTGCGCACGGAGGACGGCGCCAACGTCACGAAGGCGCAGATCGAGGCGCTCGGCGCGTGGAAGGCGGACGCCGAGCCCGACACCGAGATCCAGTTCACGCCCGCGCGCGTCGTGATGCAGGACTTCACCGGCGTGCCCTGCATCGTCGACCTCGCGACCATGCGCGAGGCCGTCACGGCGCTCGGCGGCGACCCCGACCGCATCAACCCGCTCTCGCCGGCCGAGATGGTCATCGACCACTCGGTCATCGCCGACCTCTTCGGCACCGAGAACGCGCTCGAGCGCAACGTCGAGATCGAGTACGAGCGCAACGGCGAGCGCTACCAGTTCCTGCGCTGGGGCCAGACGGCCTTCCAGGACTTCAAGGTGGTCCCCCCGGGCACGGGCATCGTGCACCAGGTCAACATCGAGCACCTCGCGAAGGTCGTCTACGACCGCACGGTCGACGGCGTGCTGCGCGCCTACCCCGACACGTGCGTCGGCACCGACTCGCACACGACGATGGTCAACGGCCTCGGCGTGCTCGGCTGGGGCGTCGGCGGCATCGAGGCCGAGGCGGCCATGCTCGGCCAGCCCGTCTCGATGCTCATCCCGCGCGTCGTGGGCTTCAAGCTCACGGGCGACATCCCCGCGGGCGTCACGGCGACCGACGTCGTCCTCACGATCACGGACATGCTGCGGAAGCACGGCGTCGTCGGCAAGTTCGTCGAGTTCTACGGCGAGGGCGTCGCCTCCGTGCCGCTCGCGAACCGCGCCACGATCGGCAACATGAGCCCCGAGTTCGGCTCGACGGCCGCGATGTTCCCGATCGACGACGTCACCCTCGACTACCTCCGCCTCACCGGTCGCGACGAGCAGACCGTCGCGCTCGTCGAGGCGTACGCGAAGGCGCAGCACCTCTGGCACGACCCGTCGCGCGAGCTGCGCTTCTCGGAGACCATGGAGCTCGACCTGTCGACGGTCGTGCCCTCGATCGCCGGCCCCAAGCGTCCGCAGGACCGCATCCTGCTCTCGGAGGCGAAGTCGCAGTTCGAGCAGGACGTGCTCTCCTACGTCTCGGGCGGCGCGCGCGACGAGGCGACGGACGACGTCGTCGACGCGGCCTCGATGGACTCGTTCCCCGCGTCGGACCCCGGCATCGTGCCCGGCGACGAGCACGCGCAGCACGAGCACGCCACGACGAAGGTCGCGCCGCTGCGCTCCGGCGGCTTCGCGGGCGCCTCGACGCCGGCGCACGTCACGACGCCCGACGGCCTCGAGTACGAGCTCGACAACGGCGCCGTCACCCTCGCCGCCATCACCTCCTGCACGAACACGTCGAACCCCTCGGTCATGATCGCCGCGGGCCTCCTCGCTCGGAAGGCGCGCGAGAAGGGCCTCACGCGCAAGCCCTGGGTCAAGACGACGCTCGGCCCCGGCTCCAAGGTCGTCACCGACTACTACGAGAAGTCGGGCCTCGACCACGACCTCGAGCACATCGGCTTCTACACGGTCGGCTACGGCTGCACGATCTGCATCGGCAACTCGGGCCCCATGATCGAGGAGGTCTCGGAGGCGATCAACGCCAACGACCTCGCCGTCGCTGCCGTGCTCTCCGGCAACCGCAACTTCGAGGGGCGCATCAGCCCCGACGTGAAGATGAACTACCTCGCGTCGCCGCCGCTCGTCGTCGCGTACGCGCTCGCCGGCTCGATGCACTTCGACTTCGACGCCGACCCGCTCGGCACGGACCAGGATGGGAACGAGGTCTTCCTGAGGGACCTGTGGCCGTCGCCCGACGAGGTGCAGGCGATCATCGACTCGTCGATCTCCCGCGAGCAGTTCATCGCCCAGTACGCGACCGTGTTCGACGGCGACGAGCGCTGGAAGAGCCTGCCGACGCCCGAGGGGCCGATCTTCGAGTGGGACGAGGAGTCGACGTACGTCCGCAAGGCGCCGTACTTCGACGGCATGACGATGGAGCTCACGCCCGTCGCCGACATCCAGGGCGCACGCGTCATGGCGACGCTCGGCGACTCGGTCACGACGGACCACATCAGCCCCGCCGGCAACATCAAGGCCGGCACGCCCGCCGCGCAGTACCTCACGGAGCACGGCGTGGCCCAGCGCGACTTCAACTCCTACGGCTCGCGCCGCGGCAACCACGAGGTCATGATCCGCGGCACGTTCGCGAACATCCGCCTCAAGAACCAGCTGACGTCGGCGGTCAACGACGGCACGCCCATCGAGGGCGGCTACACGCGCGACTTCACGAAGCCCGACGGCCCGCAGTCGTTCATCTACGACGCCTGCCAGTCGTACGCCGAGCAGGACACGCCGCTCGTCGTCTTCGGCGGCAAGGAGTACGGCTCCGGCTCGAGCCGCGACTGGGCAGCGAAGGGCACGCGCCTGCTGGGCGTCAAGGCCGTCATCACGGAGTCGTTCGAGCGCATCCACCGCTCGAACCTCATCGGCATGGGCGTCGTGCCCCTGCAGTTCCCCGCGGGCGAGTCGTGGGAGTCGCTCGGCCTCGACGGCACCGAGATCGTGTCGATCACGGGGCTCGAGCAGCTGAACGAGGGCGTGACGCCCAAGACGGTCAAGGTCACGGCCGAGCCGAGCGAGCACTCCGCCGAGGGCAAGCAGACGATCGAGTTCGACGCGGTCGTGCGCATCGACACTCCGGGCGAGGCCGACTACTACCGCAACGGCGGCATCCTGCAGTACGTGCTGCGCTCGCTCGTCTGA
- a CDS encoding DUF3159 domain-containing protein, whose product MTDERGPGDADRIERDGADDAIARAIRSSRLGHIAPGETPSGGAILQAMGGVRGIVESLLPGILFLVIFTITQDVWLSVLVPLGVSIVAVLLRVVTKGQPVLAFAGLVGVGISAAVALLTGNAADNFLWGFIVNSVGVIALVASLVARRPLIGLLVGGLTGTPYAWRTDPARRAVAVRATILWICVLGARLAVQVPLYLAATQGGVVEATQALATTRLIMGVPLYGAALWVTWLMVRAVPDADEARDTPASA is encoded by the coding sequence ATGACCGACGAGCGCGGGCCAGGCGACGCCGATCGCATCGAGCGCGACGGCGCCGACGACGCCATCGCACGGGCGATCCGCTCGTCGCGGCTCGGCCACATCGCGCCGGGCGAGACGCCCTCCGGCGGCGCGATCCTGCAGGCCATGGGCGGCGTCCGAGGCATCGTGGAGTCGCTGCTGCCCGGCATCCTCTTCCTCGTCATCTTCACGATCACGCAGGACGTCTGGCTGTCGGTGCTCGTGCCGCTCGGCGTCTCGATCGTCGCGGTGCTGCTCCGGGTCGTCACGAAGGGGCAGCCCGTGCTCGCCTTCGCAGGGCTCGTCGGCGTGGGCATCTCGGCGGCCGTCGCGCTGCTGACCGGCAACGCGGCCGACAACTTCCTCTGGGGCTTCATCGTCAACTCGGTCGGCGTCATCGCGCTCGTGGCCTCGCTCGTCGCTCGCCGCCCGCTCATCGGCCTCCTCGTCGGCGGGCTCACGGGCACGCCCTACGCGTGGCGGACGGATCCCGCGCGGAGGGCCGTCGCCGTCCGCGCGACGATCCTGTGGATCTGCGTCCTCGGCGCGCGGCTCGCGGTGCAGGTGCCGCTCTACCTCGCGGCGACCCAGGGCGGGGTCGTCGAGGCGACGCAGGCCCTCGCGACCACGAGGCTCATCATGGGCGTGCCGCTGTACGGGGCCGCGCTGTGGGTCACGTGGCTCATGGTGCGGGCCGTGCCGGACGCCGACGAGGCGCGCGACACGCCCGCATCCGCCTGA